One genomic region from Ornithinicoccus hortensis encodes:
- a CDS encoding FMN-binding glutamate synthase family protein, which produces MNWTKALAIPAAGVAAVATRDLMQRKHAILRTFPVVGHFRYLLEKVGPELRQYIVTDNDEERPFSRDQRRFIYASSKLENPYFGFGTDNDMENDEGYAVLKHRTFAEVSPSTLAHSGEHDDLPCAKVLGAARGRPGAFRPRSVINVSAMSFGSLSAPAVQALNRGCAEAGALQNTGEGGISDHHRQGADLIFQIGTAYFGCRDEEGAFSIDNLKALVAANPVKAIEIKLSQGAKPGLGGMLPKAKISEEIAQIRGIRRDRDCASPSRHAEFDSVDSMLDWVEMIAAETGLPVGIKSAVGDLTFWEELAEQMATTDRGVDFITVDGGEGGTGAAPLSFADSVSLPFRLGFPRVYALFAQRGLAEDIVFIGAGKLGLPDNAAVAFALGADMVYVAREAMISIGCIQAQRCHDDHCPTGVATQNPWLTRGIDVPLKAERAANYLRAWRREMLKLAEACGVVHPAMIDADQVEILLGTRSATPLREVVGYQPGWGVPGAEDLAALRDLMLPASRGGSAKKAAARAR; this is translated from the coding sequence ATGAACTGGACAAAGGCTCTGGCAATCCCTGCGGCCGGGGTGGCCGCCGTCGCGACCCGGGACTTGATGCAGCGCAAGCACGCGATCCTGCGCACCTTCCCGGTCGTCGGGCACTTCCGCTACCTGTTGGAGAAGGTCGGCCCCGAGTTGCGGCAGTACATCGTCACCGACAACGACGAGGAGCGACCGTTCAGTCGCGACCAGCGCCGGTTCATCTACGCCAGCTCCAAGCTGGAGAACCCCTACTTCGGCTTCGGCACGGACAACGACATGGAGAATGACGAGGGGTATGCCGTGCTCAAGCACCGCACCTTCGCCGAGGTCTCCCCCAGCACCCTGGCGCACTCCGGGGAGCACGACGACCTGCCCTGCGCCAAGGTCCTCGGCGCGGCCCGCGGGCGCCCCGGCGCGTTCCGGCCACGGTCGGTGATCAACGTGTCCGCGATGAGCTTCGGGTCGCTGTCCGCCCCCGCGGTCCAGGCGCTGAACCGCGGGTGCGCCGAGGCCGGGGCGCTGCAGAACACCGGCGAGGGCGGCATCTCCGACCACCACCGCCAGGGCGCCGACCTGATCTTCCAGATCGGCACAGCTTACTTCGGGTGCCGGGACGAGGAGGGCGCGTTCAGCATCGACAACCTCAAGGCGCTGGTGGCGGCCAACCCGGTGAAGGCGATCGAGATCAAGCTCAGCCAGGGCGCCAAACCCGGCCTGGGCGGGATGCTGCCCAAGGCCAAGATCAGCGAGGAGATCGCCCAGATCCGCGGGATCCGCCGGGACCGCGACTGCGCCAGCCCCTCCCGGCACGCCGAGTTCGACTCGGTCGACTCGATGTTGGACTGGGTGGAGATGATCGCCGCCGAGACCGGCCTGCCGGTCGGCATCAAGTCCGCGGTGGGCGACCTGACCTTCTGGGAGGAGCTGGCCGAGCAGATGGCCACCACCGACCGGGGCGTGGACTTCATCACCGTCGACGGCGGCGAGGGCGGCACCGGGGCGGCCCCGCTGAGCTTTGCCGACTCGGTGTCGCTCCCGTTCAGGCTCGGGTTCCCCCGGGTGTACGCGTTGTTCGCGCAGCGGGGCCTGGCCGAGGACATCGTCTTCATCGGGGCCGGCAAGTTGGGCCTGCCGGACAACGCCGCGGTGGCGTTCGCGCTGGGTGCCGACATGGTCTACGTCGCGCGCGAGGCGATGATCTCGATCGGCTGCATCCAGGCCCAGCGCTGCCACGACGACCACTGCCCCACCGGTGTCGCCACCCAGAACCCCTGGTTGACCCGCGGGATCGACGTGCCGCTGAAGGCCGAGCGTGCCGCCAACTACCTGCGCGCCTGGCGCCGGGAGATGCTCAAGCTGGCCGAGGCCTGCGGGGTGGTGCACCCGGCGATGATCGACGCCGACCAGGTGGAGATCCTGCTGGGGACCCGCTCGGCCACGCCGCTGCGCGAGGTGGTCGGCTACCAGCCCGGGTGGGGGGTGCCGGGCGCCGAGGACCTGGCCGCCCTGCGCGACCTGATGCTCCCCGCGAGCCGTGGCGGCAGCGCCAAGAAGGCTGCGGCCCGGGCCCGGTGA
- the aroB gene encoding 3-dehydroquinate synthase, whose product MPSPRVVLVGPPGAGKTTVGTLLATAWGVPFQDTDQVIEQAEGRSISDIFVEDGEAHFRALEQAQVTRSLAEHDGVLALGGGAVMSPEVQQALVGHRVVFLDVAIADASARVGFDGSRPLLAVNPRATWTRMMNARRGTYQAVATHRVDTAGRTPQEVVDEIRALGEGRMTQPQVVDVGQEYSVHVGEGVLAELAGLVHPGRRVLVVHQPGREDLVRQVASVVEEAGGTAYPHPVPDAEAAKDVSVLAGAWAALGQAGFTRDDLVVGLGGGATTDLAGFVAATWLRGVDLVQLPTSLLGVVDAAVGGKTGINTAEGKNLVGAFHPPRAVLCDPAWLATMEQGDYCSGLAEIIKAGFIRDPEILELIEADPDAATRADAPVAVDLIARAVRVKSDVVAADLREASLREILNYGHTFAHAIEQVEGYSWRHGDAVAVGMVYVAELARAADLIDQDLLDRHRSVLTSVGLPTAYGGSSWERLRAAMGRDKKTRGSTLRFVVLEGLASPGRLEAPEEDLLERAYRAVSS is encoded by the coding sequence ATGCCTAGCCCCCGGGTGGTCCTGGTGGGACCGCCGGGCGCCGGCAAGACCACGGTCGGCACGCTGCTCGCGACCGCCTGGGGGGTGCCCTTCCAGGACACCGACCAGGTCATCGAGCAGGCGGAGGGCCGCAGCATCAGCGACATCTTCGTCGAGGACGGGGAGGCCCACTTCCGGGCGCTGGAGCAGGCGCAGGTGACCCGGTCGCTCGCCGAGCACGACGGGGTCCTGGCGCTGGGCGGGGGAGCGGTGATGAGCCCGGAGGTGCAGCAGGCCCTGGTCGGCCACCGGGTGGTCTTCCTGGACGTCGCGATCGCCGACGCGTCCGCCCGGGTGGGGTTCGACGGCTCGCGCCCGCTGCTGGCGGTCAACCCGCGGGCCACCTGGACCCGGATGATGAACGCCCGGCGCGGCACCTACCAGGCCGTGGCCACACACCGGGTCGACACCGCGGGCCGGACCCCGCAGGAGGTCGTCGACGAGATCCGAGCACTCGGGGAGGGACGCATGACGCAGCCGCAGGTGGTCGATGTCGGCCAGGAGTATTCCGTGCACGTCGGGGAGGGGGTGCTGGCCGAGCTGGCGGGCCTGGTCCACCCGGGCCGCCGGGTGCTGGTGGTGCACCAACCGGGCCGGGAGGACCTGGTCCGGCAGGTGGCCTCCGTCGTGGAGGAGGCGGGCGGCACGGCATACCCCCACCCGGTGCCCGACGCGGAGGCGGCCAAGGACGTCTCGGTGCTCGCGGGTGCCTGGGCGGCGCTCGGCCAGGCCGGGTTCACCCGGGACGACCTGGTCGTCGGGCTGGGTGGCGGGGCGACCACCGACCTCGCCGGCTTCGTCGCCGCCACCTGGCTGCGCGGGGTGGACCTGGTCCAGCTGCCCACCTCGCTGCTCGGGGTGGTGGACGCCGCCGTCGGCGGCAAGACCGGCATCAACACCGCCGAGGGCAAGAACCTGGTCGGTGCCTTCCACCCGCCCCGGGCCGTGCTGTGCGACCCCGCCTGGCTGGCCACCATGGAGCAGGGGGACTACTGCTCGGGCCTGGCCGAGATCATCAAGGCCGGCTTCATCCGCGACCCGGAGATCCTGGAGCTGATCGAGGCCGACCCGGACGCGGCGACCCGCGCGGATGCGCCGGTGGCGGTGGACCTGATCGCGCGCGCCGTCCGGGTCAAGAGCGACGTCGTCGCGGCCGACCTCCGGGAGGCCTCGCTGCGCGAGATCCTCAACTACGGCCACACCTTCGCGCACGCGATCGAACAGGTCGAGGGCTACTCCTGGCGGCACGGCGACGCGGTCGCCGTGGGCATGGTCTACGTGGCCGAGCTGGCCCGGGCCGCGGACCTGATCGACCAGGACCTGCTGGACCGCCACCGCAGCGTGCTGACCTCGGTCGGCCTGCCCACGGCATACGGGGGCAGTTCCTGGGAGCGGCTGCGCGCCGCGATGGGCCGGGACAAGAAGACCCGCGGTAGCACGCTCCGCTTCGTCGTGCTCGAGGGGCTGGCCTCACCGGGCCGGTTGGAGGCGCCGGAGGAGGACCTGCTGGAGCGGGCCTACCGGGCCGTCTCCTCCTGA
- the nusB gene encoding transcription antitermination factor NusB has product MGARTKARKRALELLFEAELREVNVADLLAERLAAPTTQHPLPDYTAELVRGVVGRWTAINEVLSTYSQGWPLERMPAVDRAVLRIAAWEIVWNDEVPDGVAIAEAVELTQRLSTDDSPKFVNGLLARVSEVKLTLA; this is encoded by the coding sequence GTGGGAGCCAGGACCAAGGCCCGCAAGCGGGCGCTGGAGCTGCTCTTCGAGGCCGAGCTGCGTGAGGTGAACGTCGCCGATCTGCTCGCCGAGCGGTTGGCCGCGCCCACCACCCAGCACCCGCTCCCGGACTACACCGCCGAACTGGTGCGCGGCGTCGTCGGGCGCTGGACCGCGATCAACGAGGTGCTGTCCACCTACAGCCAGGGCTGGCCGCTGGAGCGGATGCCGGCCGTCGACCGGGCCGTGCTGCGGATCGCCGCCTGGGAGATCGTCTGGAACGACGAGGTCCCCGACGGCGTGGCCATCGCCGAAGCCGTCGAGCTCACCCAGCGCCTGTCCACCGACGACTCGCCGAAGTTCGTCAACGGCCTGCTCGCCCGCGTGTCCGAGGTCAAGCTCACCCTCGCCTGA
- the pyrR gene encoding bifunctional pyr operon transcriptional regulator/uracil phosphoribosyltransferase PyrR — MSPARDQVPEFDEGTPGETAEVSGRVVLAKSEITRALRRIAHEILEANKGAQDLVLLGIPTRGAPLARRLAASLHDVEGVEVPVGTLDITMYRDDLRSQPVRQMERMEVPEGGVDGKVVVLVDDVLYSGRTVRAALDTLADLGRTRAVRLAVLVDRGHRELPIRADYVGKNLPTAKSERVSVRLAEVDGTDQVVISGTEGDR, encoded by the coding sequence ATGAGCCCTGCCCGTGACCAGGTCCCCGAGTTCGACGAGGGGACGCCCGGCGAGACCGCCGAAGTGAGTGGACGGGTGGTGTTGGCGAAGTCGGAGATCACCCGCGCGCTGCGCCGGATCGCCCACGAGATCCTCGAGGCCAACAAGGGGGCGCAGGACCTCGTCCTGCTGGGGATCCCCACCCGCGGAGCGCCGCTGGCGCGCCGGCTGGCCGCCTCCCTGCACGACGTGGAGGGCGTCGAGGTGCCGGTGGGAACCCTCGACATCACCATGTACCGCGACGACCTGCGCTCGCAGCCGGTCCGCCAGATGGAGCGGATGGAGGTGCCCGAGGGCGGGGTCGACGGCAAGGTCGTGGTGCTGGTCGACGACGTGCTCTACTCCGGACGCACCGTCCGGGCCGCGCTCGACACCCTCGCCGACCTGGGGCGGACTAGGGCCGTGCGGCTGGCGGTGCTGGTGGACCGCGGTCACCGGGAGCTGCCCATCCGGGCCGACTACGTGGGCAAGAACCTGCCGACCGCCAAGTCCGAGCGGGTCTCGGTGCGGCTGGCGGAGGTCGACGGCACCGACCAGGTCGTCATCTCCGGGACGGAGGGCGACCGGTGA
- the carA gene encoding glutamine-hydrolyzing carbamoyl-phosphate synthase small subunit, which produces MSTPAVLVLEDGRTFVGEAYGAVGETVGEAVFSTGMTGYQETLTDPSYHRQVVVMTAPHIGNTGVNATDMESRRIWVAGFVVRDPAIRPSNWRSQGDLQTALAEHGVVGISGVDTRALTRHLRDKGAMRAGIFSGAAAQETPERLLSRVHDAPPMTGAALAAEVSTTEPYVVEPVGERRFTVAALDLGIKGTTPALLAEQGIEVHVLPATTDFAQIRELAPDGVFFSNGPGDPATADAEVEVLRSVLEAGIPFFGICFGNQLLGRALGLDTYKLPFGHRGINQPVLDRDTGKVEVTSHNHGFAIAWPHSTDEPVDTAYGRVRVSHIALNDDVVEGLQCLDAPAFSVQYHPEAAAGPHDAAYLFDRFTDLMQQRAGADAQA; this is translated from the coding sequence GTGAGCACCCCTGCGGTCCTCGTCCTCGAGGACGGCCGCACCTTCGTCGGTGAGGCCTACGGCGCGGTCGGCGAGACCGTCGGGGAGGCGGTCTTCTCCACCGGCATGACCGGCTACCAGGAGACCCTCACCGACCCCTCCTACCACCGCCAGGTGGTAGTGATGACGGCCCCGCACATCGGCAACACCGGGGTCAACGCCACCGACATGGAGAGCCGGCGGATCTGGGTCGCCGGGTTCGTCGTCCGGGACCCCGCGATCCGCCCGTCCAACTGGCGCAGCCAGGGCGACCTGCAGACCGCGCTGGCCGAGCACGGGGTGGTCGGCATCAGCGGGGTCGACACCCGCGCGTTGACCCGGCACCTGCGCGACAAGGGCGCCATGCGGGCCGGCATCTTCTCCGGCGCCGCCGCGCAGGAGACGCCCGAGCGGCTGCTCTCCCGGGTGCACGACGCCCCGCCGATGACCGGTGCCGCGCTTGCCGCGGAGGTGTCCACGACCGAGCCGTATGTCGTGGAGCCGGTCGGGGAGCGCCGGTTCACCGTCGCGGCGCTGGACCTGGGCATCAAGGGCACCACGCCGGCGCTGCTGGCCGAGCAGGGCATCGAGGTGCACGTCCTGCCGGCGACCACGGACTTCGCGCAGATCCGGGAGCTGGCGCCCGACGGGGTGTTCTTCTCCAACGGGCCGGGCGACCCGGCCACGGCCGACGCCGAGGTCGAGGTGCTGCGCAGCGTGCTGGAGGCGGGGATCCCGTTCTTCGGGATCTGCTTCGGCAACCAGCTGCTCGGCCGCGCGCTGGGCCTGGACACCTACAAGCTGCCGTTCGGGCACCGCGGGATCAACCAGCCCGTGCTGGACCGGGACACCGGCAAGGTCGAGGTGACCAGCCACAACCACGGCTTCGCGATCGCCTGGCCGCACTCGACCGACGAACCGGTCGACACTGCATACGGGCGGGTGCGGGTCTCCCACATCGCCCTCAACGACGACGTGGTGGAGGGGCTGCAGTGCCTCGACGCGCCCGCGTTCTCCGTGCAGTACCACCCCGAGGCGGCCGCCGGTCCGCACGACGCGGCGTACCTGTTCGACCGGTTCACCGACCTGATGCAGCAGAGAGCAGGTGCCGATGCCCAAGCGTGA
- a CDS encoding nucleotidyltransferase domain-containing protein: MDTAYGPWESLSLEAAVDTFREMPTRWWITGGHALELYAGRSWREHGDIDVALLRRDCPTVLPLLERATGWTAWLAASGVLSRYAGQQLDVRRHENNVWMRRGEHGPWVVDVTVSHGTDEAWVYRRDDAFVLPWDVAVLTSEEGIPYLAPGLQLLYKSARPRAKDHQDAREVIPSLDPAAAEPLRARLPADHPWRSLLRPPVDDGPTGWPGGPPWGSGRSLR, from the coding sequence GTGGACACGGCATACGGCCCCTGGGAATCACTCAGCCTCGAGGCCGCCGTCGACACCTTCCGCGAGATGCCTACCCGTTGGTGGATCACCGGGGGGCACGCCCTCGAGCTCTACGCCGGCCGATCCTGGCGCGAGCACGGCGACATCGATGTCGCGCTGCTGCGTCGGGACTGCCCCACGGTCCTCCCGCTCCTGGAGAGGGCCACCGGTTGGACCGCCTGGCTGGCCGCCTCCGGCGTGCTCAGCCGGTATGCCGGGCAGCAGCTCGACGTGCGCCGCCACGAGAACAACGTCTGGATGCGCCGGGGCGAGCACGGGCCGTGGGTGGTGGACGTCACCGTCTCGCACGGCACGGACGAGGCCTGGGTGTACCGCCGGGATGACGCGTTCGTCCTGCCGTGGGACGTGGCCGTGCTCACGTCGGAGGAGGGGATCCCGTATCTCGCACCCGGCCTCCAACTGCTCTACAAGTCGGCCAGGCCACGGGCGAAGGACCACCAGGACGCCCGCGAGGTCATCCCCAGCCTCGACCCCGCCGCGGCGGAGCCGCTCCGGGCGCGGCTACCCGCCGACCACCCCTGGCGGAGCCTGCTCCGACCGCCTGTGGATGACGGCCCCACGGGATGGCCCGGAGGACCACCCTGGGGTAGTGGTCGATCTCTTCGCTGA
- a CDS encoding type IV toxin-antitoxin system AbiEi family antitoxin domain-containing protein yields MVDLFAELPRLFRWRDARAAGITRHRLRQALHTHEVHRVAHGLYQRSAALEDGEPWQLLRGRHLERCAELLALHPGHAASHQTAAALHDLDLRLHPDMPVHLTAIERVPRSRRVEGVTLHHADSVRNDTVEVDGLRATTIARTIADILRTSTPPHSVAVLDGAVRDRRVTAAEVWSVLRRQVRWRGRPRALEAFALHDPTRETWLESYSFVRFYELGLPLPLPQVEILDEGFHLVARVDGLLEETGTFLEADGAGKYLIPVREQGLSEAESVQLSMTLQQQRHDRLLALGLTGARWTTTEAVQTPEAVVSRIRAAMRAGDPATFRGWLRIGGQVMSLHEACRMRQSPTTPWRQVS; encoded by the coding sequence GTGGTCGATCTCTTCGCTGAACTCCCCCGGCTCTTCCGATGGCGCGACGCGCGTGCCGCGGGCATCACGCGGCACCGGTTACGGCAGGCACTGCATACCCACGAGGTGCACCGCGTGGCCCACGGCCTCTACCAGCGATCCGCCGCGCTGGAGGACGGCGAGCCGTGGCAGCTGCTGCGCGGCCGCCACCTGGAGAGGTGCGCCGAGCTCCTGGCGCTGCATCCCGGACACGCTGCCAGCCACCAGACGGCCGCGGCCCTCCATGACCTCGACCTCCGGCTGCATCCGGACATGCCCGTGCACCTGACCGCCATCGAACGGGTCCCCCGGTCGCGACGCGTCGAGGGCGTCACGCTGCACCATGCCGACTCCGTGCGGAACGACACCGTGGAGGTCGACGGTCTGCGGGCGACGACCATCGCCCGGACCATCGCCGACATCCTGCGCACCTCGACCCCGCCGCACTCGGTTGCCGTGCTGGACGGCGCCGTCCGTGATCGTCGGGTCACCGCCGCGGAGGTCTGGTCGGTCCTGCGGCGGCAGGTCCGGTGGCGCGGACGGCCGAGGGCCCTGGAAGCCTTCGCGCTGCACGACCCGACCCGGGAGACCTGGCTGGAGTCCTACTCCTTCGTCAGGTTCTACGAGCTGGGCCTTCCCCTGCCGCTGCCGCAGGTGGAGATCCTCGACGAGGGCTTCCACCTGGTGGCTCGGGTCGACGGCCTGCTCGAGGAGACGGGCACCTTCCTGGAGGCGGACGGGGCCGGGAAGTACCTGATCCCGGTGCGCGAGCAGGGGCTCAGCGAGGCCGAATCCGTCCAGCTGTCGATGACCCTGCAGCAGCAGCGCCACGACCGGCTGCTCGCGCTCGGCCTCACCGGCGCGCGGTGGACGACGACCGAGGCGGTGCAGACCCCCGAGGCCGTCGTCTCCCGGATCCGGGCCGCGATGAGGGCCGGCGACCCGGCGACGTTCCGCGGGTGGCTGCGGATCGGTGGACAGGTGATGTCCCTGCACGAGGCGTGTCGTATGCGGCAGTCGCCCACCACTCCCTGGCGACAGGTCTCGTAG
- the efp gene encoding elongation factor P, with amino-acid sequence MATTNDLKNGLVLNIDNGLWQVLEFQHVKPGKGPAFVRTKLKNVTSGKIIDKTFNAGTKVETATVDRSDMQYLYHDGTDYIFMDSKTYEQVPVSPEVMGNATDYLLENSEALIASHEGTVLYIELPTSVVLEITHTDPGLQGDRSTGGTKPATLETGAEIQVPLFLETGTKVKVDTRDGSYLGRVN; translated from the coding sequence GTGGCAACGACGAACGACCTGAAGAACGGCCTCGTGCTCAACATCGACAACGGGCTGTGGCAGGTGCTGGAGTTCCAGCACGTGAAGCCCGGCAAGGGGCCGGCGTTCGTGCGTACCAAGCTGAAGAACGTGACGTCCGGCAAGATCATCGACAAGACGTTCAACGCCGGCACCAAGGTGGAGACGGCCACGGTGGACCGCTCCGACATGCAGTACCTGTACCACGACGGCACCGACTACATCTTCATGGACTCCAAGACCTACGAGCAGGTGCCGGTGTCGCCCGAGGTGATGGGCAACGCCACCGACTACCTGCTGGAGAACAGCGAGGCGCTGATCGCCTCGCACGAGGGGACCGTGCTCTACATCGAGCTGCCGACCTCGGTGGTCCTGGAGATCACGCACACCGACCCGGGCCTGCAGGGCGACCGTTCCACCGGTGGCACCAAGCCGGCCACCCTGGAGACCGGCGCCGAGATCCAGGTGCCGCTGTTCCTCGAGACCGGCACCAAGGTCAAGGTGGACACCCGCGACGGGTCCTACCTCGGCCGGGTGAACTGA
- a CDS encoding dihydroorotase codes for MSTTDAPVKPLLIVGADLLGEGVGDLLLVDGRIAATGPDAADQAPEGTQRYHGDSMVALPGLVDLHTHLREPGREDAETIETGSQAAAAGGYTAVFAMANTTPVTDTAEAAERVTDLGVRAGYVDVHPVGAVSKGLAGEELAELGLMARSRSRVRVFSDDGKCVHDARLMRRALEYVKSFDGVVSQHAQDPALAGSTACCHEGELSGRLGLPGWPGVAEESIVARDVMLARHTGSRVHIAHVSTAGSVEVVRWAKAQGIDVTAEVTPHHLVLTTDLLSSYDPVYKVNPPLRPAEDVEALRAGLADGTIDIVATDHAPHVRQDKEHAFVDAAFGMIGLETALSVVSSVMVTEGRMSWADVARTMSTAPARIARLETQGQGLAVGAPANITLVDPQRTVTVDGAQSKSMSRNNPWHGHELTGGVHLTVLRGRVTAREGLVWGADA; via the coding sequence ATGAGCACCACCGACGCACCCGTCAAGCCCCTGTTGATCGTCGGCGCCGACCTGCTCGGGGAGGGCGTCGGCGACCTGCTCCTGGTTGACGGCAGGATCGCCGCGACCGGACCCGACGCCGCCGACCAGGCGCCCGAGGGCACCCAGCGCTACCACGGCGACAGCATGGTCGCCCTGCCCGGCCTGGTCGACCTGCACACCCACCTGCGGGAGCCGGGTCGCGAGGACGCCGAGACCATCGAGACCGGGTCGCAGGCGGCCGCGGCCGGCGGCTACACGGCCGTCTTCGCGATGGCCAACACCACCCCCGTCACCGACACGGCCGAGGCCGCCGAGCGGGTCACCGACCTGGGGGTGCGTGCCGGCTACGTCGACGTGCACCCGGTCGGCGCGGTCTCCAAGGGGCTGGCCGGCGAGGAACTGGCAGAGCTCGGCCTGATGGCTCGCTCCCGGTCCCGGGTGCGGGTCTTCTCCGACGACGGCAAGTGCGTCCACGACGCCCGCCTGATGCGCCGCGCGCTGGAGTACGTGAAGTCCTTCGACGGGGTCGTCAGCCAGCACGCCCAGGACCCGGCGCTGGCCGGCTCCACCGCCTGCTGCCACGAGGGCGAACTCTCCGGCCGGCTCGGGCTGCCCGGGTGGCCCGGGGTCGCCGAGGAGTCCATCGTGGCGCGGGACGTCATGCTGGCCCGGCACACCGGGTCCCGGGTGCACATCGCGCACGTGTCGACCGCCGGCAGCGTCGAGGTTGTCCGGTGGGCCAAGGCCCAGGGCATCGACGTCACCGCCGAGGTCACCCCGCACCACCTGGTCCTGACCACCGACCTGCTCAGCAGCTACGACCCCGTCTACAAGGTCAACCCGCCGCTGCGCCCCGCCGAGGACGTGGAGGCGCTCCGGGCCGGCCTCGCGGACGGGACCATCGACATCGTCGCCACCGACCACGCGCCGCACGTCCGCCAGGACAAGGAGCACGCCTTCGTGGACGCGGCGTTCGGGATGATCGGCCTGGAGACCGCGCTGTCGGTCGTCAGCTCGGTGATGGTGACCGAGGGCCGGATGTCCTGGGCGGACGTGGCCCGGACGATGTCCACGGCACCGGCCCGGATCGCCCGGCTGGAGACCCAGGGGCAGGGCCTGGCCGTCGGGGCCCCGGCGAACATCACGCTGGTCGACCCGCAGCGCACGGTCACCGTGGACGGGGCCCAGTCCAAGTCGATGTCGCGCAACAACCCCTGGCACGGGCACGAGCTGACCGGGGGAGTCCACCTCACCGTCCTGCGCGGTCGGGTGACCGCCCGCGAGGGCCTGGTGTGGGGGGCGGACGCGTGA
- a CDS encoding type II 3-dehydroquinate dehydratase encodes MSRHVLVLSGPNLAALGSREPEIYGTLTLADIHDQVSAAAADLGLTVDCRQTDDEAELVGWLHEAARASWDVVLNPAAFTHYSYAVGDACAHLVGCGSRLVEVHLSNPAARESFRHTSVVGRSATGTVAGFGAGSYLLALRALAGPSAAANRDDRG; translated from the coding sequence ATGTCGCGCCATGTCCTCGTCCTCAGCGGGCCCAACCTGGCTGCCCTGGGGAGCCGGGAGCCGGAGATCTACGGCACCCTGACCCTCGCCGACATCCACGACCAGGTGTCCGCCGCGGCGGCCGACCTGGGGCTCACCGTGGACTGCCGGCAGACCGATGACGAGGCCGAACTCGTCGGCTGGCTGCACGAGGCCGCCCGCGCGTCGTGGGACGTGGTGCTCAACCCCGCCGCGTTCACGCACTACTCGTATGCCGTGGGAGACGCCTGCGCCCACCTGGTCGGCTGCGGGTCCCGGCTGGTCGAGGTCCACCTGTCCAACCCTGCCGCACGGGAGTCCTTCCGGCACACCTCGGTGGTCGGACGGTCCGCGACCGGGACCGTCGCCGGCTTCGGAGCCGGGTCCTACCTGCTGGCGCTGCGGGCGCTGGCGGGGCCCTCGGCGGCGGCGAATCGCGACGACCGCGGCTGA
- a CDS encoding aspartate carbamoyltransferase catalytic subunit: protein MKHLLSIEDLSRDEIEEILDTAVSMHEVQHRDIKKLPTLRGRTIINFFFEDSTRTRSSFELAGKWLSADTINLTGKGTSISKGESLRDTVMTIDAMGVDMMIIRHMASGAPAQIAQWTKCSIVNAGDGTHEHPSQALLDAYTMRNRLGDLEGKHVAMVGDLTHSRVFRSNLLCLRKLGAEVTLVAPPTLLPSGMGPWAQAEDVTVSHDLDAVLPTVDAVMMLRVQRERMSGGFFPTAREYAVTYGLTKERLRLLPDHAVICHPGPMNRGLEISGDAADAAQSLVLDQVSAGVAVRMSILYHLLSGEGTSA, encoded by the coding sequence GTGAAGCACCTGCTCTCGATCGAGGACCTCTCGCGCGATGAGATCGAGGAGATCCTCGACACCGCGGTGAGCATGCACGAGGTGCAGCACCGCGACATCAAGAAGCTGCCGACGCTGCGCGGCCGCACCATCATCAACTTCTTCTTCGAGGACTCCACCCGGACCCGCAGCTCCTTCGAACTGGCCGGCAAGTGGCTCTCCGCCGACACGATCAACCTCACCGGCAAGGGCACCTCGATCTCCAAGGGCGAGTCGCTGCGCGACACCGTGATGACGATCGACGCCATGGGCGTGGACATGATGATCATCCGGCACATGGCCTCCGGCGCCCCGGCGCAGATCGCGCAGTGGACCAAGTGCTCCATCGTCAACGCCGGCGACGGCACCCACGAGCACCCCAGCCAGGCACTGCTGGACGCCTACACGATGCGCAACCGGCTGGGCGACCTCGAGGGCAAGCACGTGGCGATGGTGGGCGACCTGACGCACTCCCGGGTCTTCCGCAGCAACCTGCTCTGCCTGCGCAAGCTCGGGGCGGAGGTCACCCTGGTGGCCCCGCCGACGCTGCTGCCCTCCGGCATGGGCCCGTGGGCGCAGGCCGAGGACGTCACCGTCTCGCACGACCTGGACGCGGTGCTGCCGACGGTGGACGCGGTGATGATGCTCCGTGTCCAGCGGGAGCGGATGAGCGGCGGGTTCTTCCCGACCGCCCGCGAGTATGCCGTCACCTACGGACTCACCAAGGAACGGCTGCGGCTGCTGCCGGACCACGCGGTCATCTGCCACCCCGGTCCGATGAACCGGGGCCTGGAGATCTCCGGCGACGCGGCGGACGCCGCCCAGTCGCTGGTGCTGGACCAGGTGTCCGCCGGCGTCGCCGTCCGTATGTCGATCCTCTACCACCTGCTCTCCGGCGAAGGGACCTCCGCATGA